The Chlorocebus sabaeus isolate Y175 chromosome 9, mChlSab1.0.hap1, whole genome shotgun sequence genome includes a window with the following:
- the LOC103216306 gene encoding histone H3.3A-like, whose product MARTKQTARKSTGGKAPRKQLATKAARKSAPSTGGVTKAHRYRPGTVALREIRSYQKSTELLIRKLPFQRLMREIAQDFKVDLRFQSAAIGALQEASEAYLVGLFEDTNRCAIHAKCVTIMPKDIQLARCIRGERA is encoded by the coding sequence ATGGCTCGTACAAAGCAGACTGCCCGCAAATCGACCGGTGGTAAAGCACCCAGGAAGCAACTGGCTACAAAAGCCGCTCGTAAGAGTGCGCCGTCTACTGGAGGGGTGACGAAAGCTCATCGTTACAGGCCTGGTACTGTGGCGCTCCGTGAAATTAGAAGTTATCAGAAGTCCACTGAACTTCTGATTCGCAAACTTCCTTTCCAGCGTCTGATGCGAGAAATTGCTCAGGATTTTAAAGTAGATCTGCGCTTCCAGAGCGCAGCTATCGGTGCTTTGCAGGAGGCAAGTGAGGCCTATCTGGTTGGCCTTTTTGAAGACACCAACCGGTGTGCTATCCATGCCAAATGTGTAACAATTATGCCAAAAGACATCCAGCTAGCACGCTGTATACGTGGAGAACGTGCTTAA